TATTAATGTGAAggattttaggggtgttagaatgatgtCATTAGGGTTGAAGCAAGAGGACGATCAATTCTTTTAGGGGGGGGTACACCCGAacggtgtataaaaaaaaagaagaagaagaaaaaaaaaaaaagttttaagggaaaaaaaaggaaggtttatgaaagataaaaaagaaaaggtgtaaggaaCGAAGGcttaaggtgtaaaaaaggaagatttaaaaaggaaaagaaaactaaggaaaatagtaaaaaaggaaggtgtaaggaaggaatgtttaaggaagaaaagaagaatagaaggtgtaaagagaaggaaggtgtaaataacgaaggtttaaggaagaaaaaaagaagaaggaaggtgtaaaaaaggaaggtttaggtaaaaaaaagaaggtgttaagaaaaagtgtaaagaaggaagatttaaggtgtgaagaaggaaggtttaaggtaaaagaaacataaggtttaaggtgtacagaaagaaggtttaaagtgtaaagaagagaagattGACAACATGGGGGGTGTGAAATTATTAAGTGATCTAATCGTAAGGTGGATAGAGAAAAAGGGTCATGATAAGGAGGATGACGTCCATGTAATAAAGGGGTAGTAGGCGGAGGAGGAGGGGCAATGAGTAATGAATGTGtatgaaaatatatgtaagtgGCCTAAGAAAGTGAATGAACAGGGAGTGTTCACACATATCATGgtactttctccttcttttcacctCATTTAATCTTTGTAGAAAGGAATATGGGATGACCTGGAAACAATATTTAATAACCTTATGCGTACAATTGGAGAGGGGGAGGAGTCGACGATAGCAACACTGTGTAACGATGATATAGGTGATgagaggggaaaaggaatagaAAGATGGGGCAGTGCAGAAAAGGAGTTATGCAAAGCTATGATCAAAGTGATGTTATATACCAATGGTCTAACGCACAATATAGCAGTAAGGGAAAGTGTAAAAACGGAAGACATGGTGGATGCCTATTTCAGATGTATCATAGGGAATATAGTATTAGTGGAATTATATAAGGAACACTGTTTGTTCAAGGAAATGGTAAGTTTTGTTTCAAGAATAGTAGGAGGAATGGTGGAGATGCATAAGGGGCAAATGAATGATAAGGAATGTAGTGCTATAGACCTAGAAATAACGAAAATGGGGGGTAAATTAATTGGCAAGACTATAAAAGAatgggtggaagggaagaaaggggaagtagGGAAGTATAACTTGGTTACGGGGAGCGCGAAGAATTGTGACGGAAGTGAAGCTGGAAGGGGGGGTAGGAGGGAACCAGGGGAAGGGGGCCGCATcaatgggggggaagaaattagAAAGAGTATAGAAGAAATACAGGAAATATTggacaaagaaaaaacattatCCAAGGAAAGTGCAGACGAAATATTGGataaaatagggaaaaaggaaaacacgaACCACGATGATCTACAGAAGGAGGTCGATGCCAAactgaaggaggagaaggacgCAGCAAGTCAACCACCAGGAGGTAAAGCAGGTAAGAAATATtaattaatattatttaagaaaaaaaataaaaaaaagaaaaaatcaggaaaaaaggaaacggacggaagggtctaagaaagAGAAACgcagaaaggaaagaggtctaaggaaggagggtgtCTAAGgagtaggaaggaaggtgccTAAGGACGACGAAGGAatggagggtctaaggaaggaagggcgctagaatgaaagaaaaaaaaaaaaaaaaaaaaaaaaaaaaggaggaaaaaaagaaacggaaGGATGGTTCTAAGTTTAAAATTTATGATAGGGAGGATCCCGGGTTCAGGGTAAAATTGGTTCTAGGTCAAGATTAATGTGGGATCTAGTTTAAGGATGATGTGGGACCCGGGTTAAGGGTAATGTGGGATCTAGGCTAAGGGTAAAGGTGGGTTCCCGGTTAAGCGTAAAGGTGGAAAATAGGTGTGTTGTCCGGAGAATAAGTGGAAAACTGGAGAATAGGACTTCTGGattagcgtttagggtttagagctATAGGAATTCGGATTTCggttttaaggttcagggtttagggtttagggtttgggattaagggtttagagtttagggttcagtgttcagggtttagtggttttagggcttaggatttagggttcaggttttagggttcatggtttagcgtttagggtttggtttttaggatttagtgattaagggtttagggttttagggtttagggtttcaggatttagggtttcaggatttagggttttagtATTTAGgttttcaggttttagggttcagggtgtaggaATGGGGTTAAGGCTGTATGAAtggggttcaaggtttagtgttcaggtttCAGGTTTCAAGTTTTAAGGTTctgggtttatggttcagatTGTACGTGTTGGTTTCAGGTTGTAGGAGTCGGATttcaggtttaggtttcagggtttagggttctgggtttaaggttcagggcgTATGGAGTGGTGTTTTAGATGAATGAGGGGTGTGttttttaaagggaaaagttCCTCGGAGACGGGGTAGACTTGACAGGGGGGAATCGGACAAGGGGAATGAAACCGGAATAGGGGAAAAGAACGGGacaagggaggaaggaaaatggagaaaggggtgaactggacaaggggagAACTGGACGAGGGGGCAACAggacagggggggaaatggaCAAGGGGAGAACTGGACGAGGGGGCAACAggacagggggggaaatggacaagggggaacgggacaagggggaaccaTAGAATGGGGGAACAATacagagggggaaggaaactgAACAAGGGGGtgactggacaagggggttAGTGGTCAAGGGGGTTAGTGGTCAAGGGGGTTAGTGGTCAAGGGTGTTAGTGGTCAAGGGGGTTagtgaaaaaggggaatactgaacaaggggggaaaagagaGTGGACAACCCAAGTccaaccggacaagggggacaaACCTGAAAGGTGCACCCGGATggtgcatgaaaaaaaaggaaagaaaaaaaaaaagaaagaaggaaagaggtaaaggaggaaaagaaaggaaaaggaagaaaaaggaaggaaagtgaaggagaagagaggaaggaagaagatgaaaggaaatgagtgaaggaagtgtaGAAGAGAACGTAGAAGGAATCTACCACCAGCACTCCTTCATTCACGcctacaccttccttccttaacaCTCActgtcttcttctttctccttccttcttatagaTGTAAAGTGTAAGGATGAGGACATATGTACACGCGCCAAATGCGTAACGAAGGAATGGGCACGGATCAGATCAAACACAAAATCGAAGAAGGATGAGGTcagaaagggggggggtgtttatatattttgtccTTACAATCTAACCATACacaatgaatataaaaaggggagggaagtatatatttcaaaaataGAACGGATAAATAGTTTGTTTAGGTaataaatgtatgtacatgttccCCTCTCTCTTCCTACATGTACAGAGTGCAGTTTGGGATGACTTCCCGCAGATATTGAAAGAACTGTCTAAGGCCATGACTAATGgaaatgaaataaaggaagaaaacgaatGCATGAACATTACAGTGACAGATCCTACaaagaaagaagcaaataaaCAAGCATGCAAGCTTATTGTTAAAGGGTTATATCATCTATACAGTATTGAGGAGTCTTATGAACAGGGGAGTCAGGATCACCCTGTTCAGAACCAAGAATTTCAACAATTTGCAGCATGTCTCCTATTGAAAGAATTTGCTAAACAAATAGAAGAGAAATGTCCTGCTACAGAGACAGGCATAGAAAAAGGCTTCGGATtcatgggaaaaattaaaggagaaaaatgtgctAAAACTTATCCATGTGTTGAAtgcaaatgggaaaaagacTATTCCAACTGCGAAATGGGCGGACAGCAACTGGGGCCCCAATTGAAAAAACTATTCGAGAGCAATAGCAAAGAAACCGAGATAGAACAAACTCTAACTTCTATAGATAATCTATGTAAAACACCTCCTACTGCTCCATCAGGCGGTCAAAGTAGAAGGGACGAATCAACGGAGGAAggtcctcttcctcctccaccaccCGAACCAGGTCCTGAAGCAAATGGAGAGGATGAAGCATCGCCCTCCCCTCCTGTTCATGAAGAGAAGAAACCACCAGTACCTATACCAGAAAAACCACAGCCAAAAGCGTCGGAGGATGACACTGGCTCTAAACGGGAAGAGACAAGTAAGAGTACAACATCTTTCTAAAAAGTAAACTTACTAAAGAAcagtgtggtaggtggtggaaggatgttaggtgggtggaaggaaggaaggaagggggaggaaaggaaaagggggtgaAAGAAAGACAATGTGCGGAAGGAAtacaaaggagggaaggaaagtgaagATACTTTGCTCCGAATGGGgaggaaataaggaaaatgaacaaccGTCCTAATgagaaagaagagaatacttccttccctaaggGGAAGGGAGGGAAAGAATCCTCCCttagaaggaggaaggaagggacggaagaagaaaggaagtgcagacttccttccttccaccccccaaaacctaacaacccaccttcctctcttccacccctaacaacgttccttccaccttccgGAGGAAGTACGGGCACCCAGGAAAGGGTGAACCTACAACAACTTAGGGCCATACTTATCGCACGGAACTATATGAAAACAACACTTCCacccttccattttcttcctttcactCATTACTTCAGATGCCCTTCCTGCTAAGGTTCCTGCTCCGCTTCCTGCTTCTCCTGCCAAACTTACTAGCAAGATTGACCTGCCTACATcataccttcctttatttcctcCGGTGACTGGTATCCTTGTAATGAGTTACCTcctctggaaggtaagaaacaaaaaaaaaaaaaaaaagttaatattagaagaaaaaaaaaagaaaaaattaatattagcagaaaagaaaaaaaaaataaaggtgaatgaatcagtgagTGGGTGtaagatttcgcattttagggtgtttttgtgtaggattttcgCATTTGGGGGTATGAGTGAATATAGGTtccgcattttagggtgtgtactTGTAgcatttcacattttaggggtgtatgtgtgtgggatttcgcattttagggtgtgtacgtgtaggatttcacattttaggggtgtgtttgtaggatttcgcattttaggggtgtgtttgtaggatttctaACTTAATTTAAAAGTAGTAATTATGGTTctaaaaacaaaatattcaCCCCCTAAAaatcactttttcctttttttttttttttttttttttttttctttagtactttggaatgcttgctaagacaagaaaacgttacagaagggCTACTAAAACACTTGGTCCATCCTTAGAGCAGCAGATTGTTGAGCATGTGGAACAGcaggatggtccacatgaatattctttaataaaggaacgcaaacctcgttctgCGCCtataaaatggaggaaaaaacggggtGTTGATCACCGTGCTGGTCGTCGccgtggtgtacgtcgccgcatgattattgatattcatttagaagtcttaaacgaatgtcaaaaggggaagttgcattcgacgaaagaggacttttttgaaattttggttcaagaatttatgggaaatgaatttataaaagaagaaaatgttcctaaggaacaattTGCTAAGCAATGTttttctaaggaagaagttccaaaggaagaggttccaagttcagattccgggtttaggcaagaagactttcttcctaatgaacaagttccaagttcagattcccggtttagggaggaaaactttgttcctaagggaagCGTTTCTAAGGAATTTGTTCGTAAGGAACAgtttccaagttcagattccgggtttagggaggaagactttgttcctaagggaagCGTTTCTAAGGAATTTGTTcgtaaggaacaggttccaagttcagattccgggtttagggaggaagacattcttcctaagggaagTGTTCCTAATGAagatgttcttaaggaatAGGTTCCATgtttagattccgggtttagggaaggaagtctttgttcctaaggaagattcTGTTCTATGGAAAATGTCTctaaggaatgtgttcctaaggaagatattactatggaacaggttccaagttcagattacGGGtctagggtgtagtaaatacttttttctttttttttttttttttgtattccatgaacatttttacacgttcatgtgtacctgatataagtggaagtgaagaaaatgttttcccacgttattttgatttgtttggtgaaattgtttttttattgaagaattaaaaaaaatgcttattcattttgttataaaattttttaacttcaaaaatttttttttcttttttttgaaatacaggaatatttcttcaaaaatgttaggacctttttccgcatccgcgttgggagtattctttccttatgtggttattcaaacttacaaatgaaaaggaaaaaaacgaaacaaataggtagaaaaggaataaagaaaaagagaaaaaggaaggaaagaaggaaacaaaggaaacaaggaaacaaagaaaagaaggaaaaaaaaataaggaaagggaaataaagGATGAATGGTAATATGTGCTTCTTTCCATAAACAATGCATAAGCTTCATTGTCATTTATGCGTCCCCCTCTTGAGGGAGGAGCAAACACTCATTCAGCATTCCAAATGAGTGTTACATGAGACCGTAACCTACATTCGTTCTttgatgatgatgacctggtgtactattattatttgttcttcctttactaGGTTGTCTTGTGTTGTACGCAGTAGAGGAAGGTACTGTATTGGGATCAAACGTGGAACTTGTTTCTGAACTGTCCGTCAAGTCCATTGTGGAAGTTTCTGTTAATTCGTCAAATTGTTGTCGTCGGCTtgatcctttcttccttcttcctcctccattttcagaagagtggttaccaaacaacgaagaccatggtttatactgaaggataggaaggatgggttgttaggagtggtagggtggaggcaaggttgttaagtgattcaattttttttattttttttaatttttaaattttaaaatttttggatttttactttgtataataagaaaGGGGTACCGATTGTTGCTAAGGTGCCAAggatagaaga
The Plasmodium coatneyi strain Hackeri chromosome 10, complete sequence DNA segment above includes these coding regions:
- a CDS encoding SICA antigen: MNNRPNEKEENTSFPKGKGGKESSLRRRKEGTEEERKCRLPSFHPPKPNNPPSSLPPLTTFLPPSGGNALPAKVPAPLPASPAKLTSKIDLPTSYLPLFPPVTGILVMSYLLWKYFGMLAKTRKRYRRATKTLGPSLEQQIVEHVEQQDGPHEYSLIKERKPRSAPIKWRKKRGVDHRAGRRRGVRRRMIIDIHLEVLNECQKGKLHSTKEDFFEILVQEFMGNEFIKEENVPKEQFAKQCFSKEEVPKEEVPSSDSGFRQEDFLPNEQVPSSDSRFREENFVPKGSVSKEFVRKEQFPSSDSGFREEDFVPKGSVSKEFVRKEQVPSSDSGFREEDILPKGSVPNEDVLKE